In one window of Euwallacea fornicatus isolate EFF26 chromosome 19, ASM4011564v1, whole genome shotgun sequence DNA:
- the Unc-115a gene encoding actin-binding LIM protein 1 isoform X10, which translates to MGKAYCQACKKKCSGEVLRVQDKYFHTSCFKCKACGSSLAQGGFFSKEGAYYCTADYQRNFGTKCASCGDYVEGEVVTALGKTYHQKCFTCARCRQPFPSGEKVTYTGKEVLCQKCVQIPVRDSTPKSSPATSPLPNECAGCREDLKEGQVLVALDKSWHIWCFKCYTCSTVLHGEYMGRDGVPYCERDYQKQFGVKCAYCNRYISGKVLQAGDNHHFHPTCARCSKCGDPFGDGEEMYLQGGAVWHPRCGPGPQAEDGLILNGPENGNITDTDISTKDFDRHSTSGASELQFSMRSRTSSCNGSLYSPTNTSRKHFSQSRYRTPSPGLILRDYNKSGTIADDISRIYTYSYLTDEPTLGYLRKPIDPYDRPPTSPHFHRPTSQNSLRSSTGAGGKRFGSRSAMKVLVDSIRTETPRPKSPHMNNEEPIELSHYPGAKPPAPGEAPKIERDDFPAPPYPYTDPERRKRWSDSYKGVPESEDDDLDGLTEKQIEDIQLKKEEEELSKMGSGIGKVFLKNVKEREKFKQWKAAHLDPRNASRTPSANKEPTYRLRYDNPIGASPSRQSDHVRPFDEDEYDRSFSWRSSSMSRPGGWNYNVSSLRMAPRPGYGLRAHTLPAGNGYL; encoded by the exons ATGG GCAAAGCATATTGCCAAGCCTGCAAGAAAAAATGTTCGGGCGAAGTCCTGAGGGTCCAAGACAAATACTTTCACACTAGCTGCTTTAAGTGCAAGGCCTGTGGCTCATCCCTAGCTCAGGGAGGCTTTTTCAGTAAGGAGGGTGCCTACTATTGCACTGCAGACTACCAAAGAAACTTCGGAACTAAGTGCGCGTCTTGTGGTGATTATGTTGAGGGAGAA GTTGTTACAGCACTAGGCAAGACCTACCATCAAAAGTGTTTTACCTGTGCAAGGTGCCGGCAACCTTTCCCTTCAGGGGAAAAGGTTACTTATACTGGAAAGGAGGTGCTTTGCCAGAAGTGTGTTCAAATTCCAGTTAGAGATTCCACACCTAAAAGCAGTCCTGCCACTAGTCCCTTGCCAAATG AGTGCGCTGGCTGTAGAGAGGACCTCAAAGAGGGCCAAGTCTTGGTCGCCCTGGATAAGAGCTGGCACATCTGGTGTTTCAAGTGTTATACCTGTAGTACGGTGCTTCACGGCGAGTATATGGGCAGGGATGGGGTGCCCTACTGCGAAAGAGACTACCAGAAGCAATTTGGGGTCAAGTGCGCCTATTGCAACCGCTACATTAGTGGCAAAGTCTTGCAG GCCGGCGACAATCACCACTTCCATCCGACCTGCGCCAGATGCTCAAAATGCGGCGATCCCTTTGGAGATGGTGAGGAAATGTATCTTCAA GGAGGTGCGGTGTGGCATCCTAGATGCGGTCCCGGGCCCCAAGCCGAAGACGGTCTGATTTTGAACGGTCCCGAAAACGGAAACATCACAGACACCGATATTAGCACTAAAGACTTCGATAGACATAGCACCAGTGGCGCTAGCGAACTGCAG ttttcCATGAGATCGCGCACTTCTAGCTGTAATGGCTCCTTGTACAGCCCTACCAACACATCTCGAAAG CACTTCAGTCAGTCTCGCTATCGAACGCCCTCTCCCGGATTGATCTTGCGCGATTACAATAAATCTGGTACCATAGCCGACGACATTTCTAGAATATATACGTACAGTTATTTGACAGATGAGCCTACGTTAGGATATTTGCGCAAGCCCATTGATCCCTATGACAGGCCACCCACGTCGCCTCATTTCCACAGGCCTACTt CCCAGAATTCCCTTCGTTCTTCGACTGGTGCGGGAGGAAAACGATTCGGTTCCAGATCGGCAATGAAAGTCTTGGTGGATTCGATTCGAACTGAGACTCCAAGACCAAAATCTCCCCACATGAATAACGAAGAACCAATTGAACTGAGTCATTATCCGGGGGCAAAACCCCCAGCCCCGGGAGAGGCGCCCAAGATTGAAAGGGATGATTTTCCAGCTCCGCCTTACCCTTATACTGATCCCG AGAGGAGGAAAAGATGGTCGGATTCGTATAAGGGAGTGCCCGAATCGGAAGACGATGATCTGGACGGCTTGACCGAGAAGCAGATCGAAGATATTCAGCTGAAGAAAGAGGAGGAAGAGCTGAGCAAAATGGGTAGCGGCATCGGAAAGGTGTTTCTGAAGAACGTCAAGGAAAGGGAAAAGTTCAAGCAGTGGAAGGCAGCCCATTTAGACCCGAGGAACGCCTCTAG AACGCCCTCGGCCAATAAGGAGCCGACCTACCGGCTTCGCTACGATAATCCAATAGGTGCGAGCCCTTCTCGTCAGTCAGATCACGTGCGGCCCTTCGATGAAGACGAGTATGACAGGTCTTTTAGCTGGCGATCGTCATCGATGAGTCGTCCAGGCGGATGGAACTATAACG TTTCGTCCCTGAGAATGGCCCCAAGACCTGGTTATGGATTGCGAGCCCACACCTTGCCTGCCGGAAACGGATAT TTGTGA
- the Unc-115a gene encoding actin-binding LIM protein 1 isoform X6, with the protein MGKAYCQACKKKCSGEVLRVQDKYFHTSCFKCKACGSSLAQGGFFSKEGAYYCTADYQRNFGTKCASCGDYVEGEVVTALGKTYHQKCFTCARCRQPFPSGEKVTYTGKEVLCQKCVQIPVRDSTPKSSPATSPLPNECAGCREDLKEGQVLVALDKSWHIWCFKCYTCSTVLHGEYMGRDGVPYCERDYQKQFGVKCAYCNRYISGKVLQAGDNHHFHPTCARCSKCGDPFGDGEEMYLQGGAVWHPRCGPGPQAEDGLILNGPENGNITDTDISTKDFDRHSTSGASELQFSMRSRTSSCNGSLYSPTNTSRKHFSQSRYRTPSPGLILRDYNKSGTIADDISRIYTYSYLTDEPTLGYLRKPIDPYDRPPTSPHFHRPTSQNSLRSSTGAGGKRFGSRSAMKVLVDSIRTETPRPKSPHMNNEEPIELSHYPGAKPPAPGEAPKIERDDFPAPPYPYTDPERRKRWSDSYKGVPESEDDDLDGLTEKQIEDIQLKKEEEELSKMGSGIGKVFLKNVKEREKFKQWKAAHLDPRNASRTPSANKEPTYRLRYDNPIGASPSRQSDHVRPFDEDEYDRSFSWRSSSMSRPGGWNYNVVSALRHIPKPGYGLAPRSHTFSSSAGSYNHIPGDYSFAGMGVKTHSTDFSSGKSDTLGTGPSFVRSGEVRGTRRVRLSSQTQPAQHGAPDVDQRACQDLPLSSARYHQLSTASRC; encoded by the exons ATGG GCAAAGCATATTGCCAAGCCTGCAAGAAAAAATGTTCGGGCGAAGTCCTGAGGGTCCAAGACAAATACTTTCACACTAGCTGCTTTAAGTGCAAGGCCTGTGGCTCATCCCTAGCTCAGGGAGGCTTTTTCAGTAAGGAGGGTGCCTACTATTGCACTGCAGACTACCAAAGAAACTTCGGAACTAAGTGCGCGTCTTGTGGTGATTATGTTGAGGGAGAA GTTGTTACAGCACTAGGCAAGACCTACCATCAAAAGTGTTTTACCTGTGCAAGGTGCCGGCAACCTTTCCCTTCAGGGGAAAAGGTTACTTATACTGGAAAGGAGGTGCTTTGCCAGAAGTGTGTTCAAATTCCAGTTAGAGATTCCACACCTAAAAGCAGTCCTGCCACTAGTCCCTTGCCAAATG AGTGCGCTGGCTGTAGAGAGGACCTCAAAGAGGGCCAAGTCTTGGTCGCCCTGGATAAGAGCTGGCACATCTGGTGTTTCAAGTGTTATACCTGTAGTACGGTGCTTCACGGCGAGTATATGGGCAGGGATGGGGTGCCCTACTGCGAAAGAGACTACCAGAAGCAATTTGGGGTCAAGTGCGCCTATTGCAACCGCTACATTAGTGGCAAAGTCTTGCAG GCCGGCGACAATCACCACTTCCATCCGACCTGCGCCAGATGCTCAAAATGCGGCGATCCCTTTGGAGATGGTGAGGAAATGTATCTTCAA GGAGGTGCGGTGTGGCATCCTAGATGCGGTCCCGGGCCCCAAGCCGAAGACGGTCTGATTTTGAACGGTCCCGAAAACGGAAACATCACAGACACCGATATTAGCACTAAAGACTTCGATAGACATAGCACCAGTGGCGCTAGCGAACTGCAG ttttcCATGAGATCGCGCACTTCTAGCTGTAATGGCTCCTTGTACAGCCCTACCAACACATCTCGAAAG CACTTCAGTCAGTCTCGCTATCGAACGCCCTCTCCCGGATTGATCTTGCGCGATTACAATAAATCTGGTACCATAGCCGACGACATTTCTAGAATATATACGTACAGTTATTTGACAGATGAGCCTACGTTAGGATATTTGCGCAAGCCCATTGATCCCTATGACAGGCCACCCACGTCGCCTCATTTCCACAGGCCTACTt CCCAGAATTCCCTTCGTTCTTCGACTGGTGCGGGAGGAAAACGATTCGGTTCCAGATCGGCAATGAAAGTCTTGGTGGATTCGATTCGAACTGAGACTCCAAGACCAAAATCTCCCCACATGAATAACGAAGAACCAATTGAACTGAGTCATTATCCGGGGGCAAAACCCCCAGCCCCGGGAGAGGCGCCCAAGATTGAAAGGGATGATTTTCCAGCTCCGCCTTACCCTTATACTGATCCCG AGAGGAGGAAAAGATGGTCGGATTCGTATAAGGGAGTGCCCGAATCGGAAGACGATGATCTGGACGGCTTGACCGAGAAGCAGATCGAAGATATTCAGCTGAAGAAAGAGGAGGAAGAGCTGAGCAAAATGGGTAGCGGCATCGGAAAGGTGTTTCTGAAGAACGTCAAGGAAAGGGAAAAGTTCAAGCAGTGGAAGGCAGCCCATTTAGACCCGAGGAACGCCTCTAG AACGCCCTCGGCCAATAAGGAGCCGACCTACCGGCTTCGCTACGATAATCCAATAGGTGCGAGCCCTTCTCGTCAGTCAGATCACGTGCGGCCCTTCGATGAAGACGAGTATGACAGGTCTTTTAGCTGGCGATCGTCATCGATGAGTCGTCCAGGCGGATGGAACTATAACG TTGTGAGTGCCCTGAGACACATTCCGAAACCGGGATACGGCCTGGCCCCCCGATCTCATACTTTCTCCTCGTCCGCCGGTAGCTACAATCATATCCCC GGGGACTATTCTTTTGCCGGGATGGGCGTAAAAACCCATAGCACTGACTTTAGCTCCGGAAAATCCGACA
- the Unc-115a gene encoding actin-binding LIM protein 1 isoform X7 has protein sequence MGKAYCQACKKKCSGEVLRVQDKYFHTSCFKCKACGSSLAQGGFFSKEGAYYCTADYQRNFGTKCASCGDYVEGEVVTALGKTYHQKCFTCARCRQPFPSGEKVTYTGKEVLCQKCVQIPVRDSTPKSSPATSPLPNECAGCREDLKEGQVLVALDKSWHIWCFKCYTCSTVLHGEYMGRDGVPYCERDYQKQFGVKCAYCNRYISGKVLQAGDNHHFHPTCARCSKCGDPFGDGEEMYLQGGAVWHPRCGPGPQAEDGLILNGPENGNITDTDISTKDFDRHSTSGASELQFSMRSRTSSCNGSLYSPTNTSRKHFSQSRYRTPSPGLILRDYNKSGTIADDISRIYTYSYLTDEPTLGYLRKPIDPYDRPPTSPHFHRPTSQNSLRSSTGAGGKRFGSRSAMKVLVDSIRTETPRPKSPHMNNEEPIELSHYPGAKPPAPGEAPKIERDDFPAPPYPYTDPERRKRWSDSYKGVPESEDDDLDGLTEKQIEDIQLKKEEEELSKMGSGIGKVFLKNVKEREKFKQWKAAHLDPRNASRTPSANKEPTYRLRYDNPIGASPSRQSDHVRPFDEDEYDRSFSWRSSSMSRPGGWNYNVVSSLRMAPRPGYGLRAHTLPAGNGYGDYSFAGMGVKTHSTDFSSGKSDTLGTGPSFVRSGEVRGTRRVRLSSQTQPAQHGAPDVDQRACQDLPLSSARYHQLSTASRC, from the exons ATGG GCAAAGCATATTGCCAAGCCTGCAAGAAAAAATGTTCGGGCGAAGTCCTGAGGGTCCAAGACAAATACTTTCACACTAGCTGCTTTAAGTGCAAGGCCTGTGGCTCATCCCTAGCTCAGGGAGGCTTTTTCAGTAAGGAGGGTGCCTACTATTGCACTGCAGACTACCAAAGAAACTTCGGAACTAAGTGCGCGTCTTGTGGTGATTATGTTGAGGGAGAA GTTGTTACAGCACTAGGCAAGACCTACCATCAAAAGTGTTTTACCTGTGCAAGGTGCCGGCAACCTTTCCCTTCAGGGGAAAAGGTTACTTATACTGGAAAGGAGGTGCTTTGCCAGAAGTGTGTTCAAATTCCAGTTAGAGATTCCACACCTAAAAGCAGTCCTGCCACTAGTCCCTTGCCAAATG AGTGCGCTGGCTGTAGAGAGGACCTCAAAGAGGGCCAAGTCTTGGTCGCCCTGGATAAGAGCTGGCACATCTGGTGTTTCAAGTGTTATACCTGTAGTACGGTGCTTCACGGCGAGTATATGGGCAGGGATGGGGTGCCCTACTGCGAAAGAGACTACCAGAAGCAATTTGGGGTCAAGTGCGCCTATTGCAACCGCTACATTAGTGGCAAAGTCTTGCAG GCCGGCGACAATCACCACTTCCATCCGACCTGCGCCAGATGCTCAAAATGCGGCGATCCCTTTGGAGATGGTGAGGAAATGTATCTTCAA GGAGGTGCGGTGTGGCATCCTAGATGCGGTCCCGGGCCCCAAGCCGAAGACGGTCTGATTTTGAACGGTCCCGAAAACGGAAACATCACAGACACCGATATTAGCACTAAAGACTTCGATAGACATAGCACCAGTGGCGCTAGCGAACTGCAG ttttcCATGAGATCGCGCACTTCTAGCTGTAATGGCTCCTTGTACAGCCCTACCAACACATCTCGAAAG CACTTCAGTCAGTCTCGCTATCGAACGCCCTCTCCCGGATTGATCTTGCGCGATTACAATAAATCTGGTACCATAGCCGACGACATTTCTAGAATATATACGTACAGTTATTTGACAGATGAGCCTACGTTAGGATATTTGCGCAAGCCCATTGATCCCTATGACAGGCCACCCACGTCGCCTCATTTCCACAGGCCTACTt CCCAGAATTCCCTTCGTTCTTCGACTGGTGCGGGAGGAAAACGATTCGGTTCCAGATCGGCAATGAAAGTCTTGGTGGATTCGATTCGAACTGAGACTCCAAGACCAAAATCTCCCCACATGAATAACGAAGAACCAATTGAACTGAGTCATTATCCGGGGGCAAAACCCCCAGCCCCGGGAGAGGCGCCCAAGATTGAAAGGGATGATTTTCCAGCTCCGCCTTACCCTTATACTGATCCCG AGAGGAGGAAAAGATGGTCGGATTCGTATAAGGGAGTGCCCGAATCGGAAGACGATGATCTGGACGGCTTGACCGAGAAGCAGATCGAAGATATTCAGCTGAAGAAAGAGGAGGAAGAGCTGAGCAAAATGGGTAGCGGCATCGGAAAGGTGTTTCTGAAGAACGTCAAGGAAAGGGAAAAGTTCAAGCAGTGGAAGGCAGCCCATTTAGACCCGAGGAACGCCTCTAG AACGCCCTCGGCCAATAAGGAGCCGACCTACCGGCTTCGCTACGATAATCCAATAGGTGCGAGCCCTTCTCGTCAGTCAGATCACGTGCGGCCCTTCGATGAAGACGAGTATGACAGGTCTTTTAGCTGGCGATCGTCATCGATGAGTCGTCCAGGCGGATGGAACTATAACG TAGTTTCGTCCCTGAGAATGGCCCCAAGACCTGGTTATGGATTGCGAGCCCACACCTTGCCTGCCGGAAACGGATAT GGGGACTATTCTTTTGCCGGGATGGGCGTAAAAACCCATAGCACTGACTTTAGCTCCGGAAAATCCGACA
- the Unc-115a gene encoding actin-binding LIM protein 1 isoform X8, protein MGKAYCQACKKKCSGEVLRVQDKYFHTSCFKCKACGSSLAQGGFFSKEGAYYCTADYQRNFGTKCASCGDYVEGEVVTALGKTYHQKCFTCARCRQPFPSGEKVTYTGKEVLCQKCVQIPVRDSTPKSSPATSPLPNECAGCREDLKEGQVLVALDKSWHIWCFKCYTCSTVLHGEYMGRDGVPYCERDYQKQFGVKCAYCNRYISGKVLQAGDNHHFHPTCARCSKCGDPFGDGEEMYLQGGAVWHPRCGPGPQAEDGLILNGPENGNITDTDISTKDFDRHSTSGASELQFSMRSRTSSCNGSLYSPTNTSRKHFSQSRYRTPSPGLILRDYNKSGTIADDISRIYTYSYLTDEPTLGYLRKPIDPYDRPPTSPHFHRPTSQNSLRSSTGAGGKRFGSRSAMKVLVDSIRTETPRPKSPHMNNEEPIELSHYPGAKPPAPGEAPKIERDDFPAPPYPYTDPERRKRWSDSYKGVPESEDDDLDGLTEKQIEDIQLKKEEEELSKMGSGIGKVFLKNVKEREKFKQWKAAHLDPRNASRTPSANKEPTYRLRYDNPIGASPSRQSDHVRPFDEDEYDRSFSWRSSSMSRPGGWNYNALGTGPSFVRSGEVRGTRRVRLSSQTQPAQHGAPDVDQRACQDLPLSSARYHQLSTASRC, encoded by the exons ATGG GCAAAGCATATTGCCAAGCCTGCAAGAAAAAATGTTCGGGCGAAGTCCTGAGGGTCCAAGACAAATACTTTCACACTAGCTGCTTTAAGTGCAAGGCCTGTGGCTCATCCCTAGCTCAGGGAGGCTTTTTCAGTAAGGAGGGTGCCTACTATTGCACTGCAGACTACCAAAGAAACTTCGGAACTAAGTGCGCGTCTTGTGGTGATTATGTTGAGGGAGAA GTTGTTACAGCACTAGGCAAGACCTACCATCAAAAGTGTTTTACCTGTGCAAGGTGCCGGCAACCTTTCCCTTCAGGGGAAAAGGTTACTTATACTGGAAAGGAGGTGCTTTGCCAGAAGTGTGTTCAAATTCCAGTTAGAGATTCCACACCTAAAAGCAGTCCTGCCACTAGTCCCTTGCCAAATG AGTGCGCTGGCTGTAGAGAGGACCTCAAAGAGGGCCAAGTCTTGGTCGCCCTGGATAAGAGCTGGCACATCTGGTGTTTCAAGTGTTATACCTGTAGTACGGTGCTTCACGGCGAGTATATGGGCAGGGATGGGGTGCCCTACTGCGAAAGAGACTACCAGAAGCAATTTGGGGTCAAGTGCGCCTATTGCAACCGCTACATTAGTGGCAAAGTCTTGCAG GCCGGCGACAATCACCACTTCCATCCGACCTGCGCCAGATGCTCAAAATGCGGCGATCCCTTTGGAGATGGTGAGGAAATGTATCTTCAA GGAGGTGCGGTGTGGCATCCTAGATGCGGTCCCGGGCCCCAAGCCGAAGACGGTCTGATTTTGAACGGTCCCGAAAACGGAAACATCACAGACACCGATATTAGCACTAAAGACTTCGATAGACATAGCACCAGTGGCGCTAGCGAACTGCAG ttttcCATGAGATCGCGCACTTCTAGCTGTAATGGCTCCTTGTACAGCCCTACCAACACATCTCGAAAG CACTTCAGTCAGTCTCGCTATCGAACGCCCTCTCCCGGATTGATCTTGCGCGATTACAATAAATCTGGTACCATAGCCGACGACATTTCTAGAATATATACGTACAGTTATTTGACAGATGAGCCTACGTTAGGATATTTGCGCAAGCCCATTGATCCCTATGACAGGCCACCCACGTCGCCTCATTTCCACAGGCCTACTt CCCAGAATTCCCTTCGTTCTTCGACTGGTGCGGGAGGAAAACGATTCGGTTCCAGATCGGCAATGAAAGTCTTGGTGGATTCGATTCGAACTGAGACTCCAAGACCAAAATCTCCCCACATGAATAACGAAGAACCAATTGAACTGAGTCATTATCCGGGGGCAAAACCCCCAGCCCCGGGAGAGGCGCCCAAGATTGAAAGGGATGATTTTCCAGCTCCGCCTTACCCTTATACTGATCCCG AGAGGAGGAAAAGATGGTCGGATTCGTATAAGGGAGTGCCCGAATCGGAAGACGATGATCTGGACGGCTTGACCGAGAAGCAGATCGAAGATATTCAGCTGAAGAAAGAGGAGGAAGAGCTGAGCAAAATGGGTAGCGGCATCGGAAAGGTGTTTCTGAAGAACGTCAAGGAAAGGGAAAAGTTCAAGCAGTGGAAGGCAGCCCATTTAGACCCGAGGAACGCCTCTAG AACGCCCTCGGCCAATAAGGAGCCGACCTACCGGCTTCGCTACGATAATCCAATAGGTGCGAGCCCTTCTCGTCAGTCAGATCACGTGCGGCCCTTCGATGAAGACGAGTATGACAGGTCTTTTAGCTGGCGATCGTCATCGATGAGTCGTCCAGGCGGATGGAACTATAACG
- the Unc-115a gene encoding actin-binding LIM protein 1 isoform X9 → MGKAYCQACKKKCSGEVLRVQDKYFHTSCFKCKACGSSLAQGGFFSKEGAYYCTADYQRNFGTKCASCGDYVEGEVVTALGKTYHQKCFTCARCRQPFPSGEKVTYTGKEVLCQKCVQIPVRDSTPKSSPATSPLPNECAGCREDLKEGQVLVALDKSWHIWCFKCYTCSTVLHGEYMGRDGVPYCERDYQKQFGVKCAYCNRYISGKVLQAGDNHHFHPTCARCSKCGDPFGDGEEMYLQGGAVWHPRCGPGPQAEDGLILNGPENGNITDTDISTKDFDRHSTSGASELQFSMRSRTSSCNGSLYSPTNTSRKHFSQSRYRTPSPGLILRDYNKSGTIADDISRIYTYSYLTDEPTLGYLRKPIDPYDRPPTSPHFHRPTSQNSLRSSTGAGGKRFGSRSAMKVLVDSIRTETPRPKSPHMNNEEPIELSHYPGAKPPAPGEAPKIERDDFPAPPYPYTDPERRKRWSDSYKGVPESEDDDLDGLTEKQIEDIQLKKEEEELSKMGSGIGKVFLKNVKEREKFKQWKAAHLDPRNASRTPSANKEPTYRLRYDNPIGASPSRQSDHVRPFDEDEYDRSFSWRSSSMSRPGGWNYNVVSSLRMAPRPGYGLRAHTLPAGNGYL, encoded by the exons ATGG GCAAAGCATATTGCCAAGCCTGCAAGAAAAAATGTTCGGGCGAAGTCCTGAGGGTCCAAGACAAATACTTTCACACTAGCTGCTTTAAGTGCAAGGCCTGTGGCTCATCCCTAGCTCAGGGAGGCTTTTTCAGTAAGGAGGGTGCCTACTATTGCACTGCAGACTACCAAAGAAACTTCGGAACTAAGTGCGCGTCTTGTGGTGATTATGTTGAGGGAGAA GTTGTTACAGCACTAGGCAAGACCTACCATCAAAAGTGTTTTACCTGTGCAAGGTGCCGGCAACCTTTCCCTTCAGGGGAAAAGGTTACTTATACTGGAAAGGAGGTGCTTTGCCAGAAGTGTGTTCAAATTCCAGTTAGAGATTCCACACCTAAAAGCAGTCCTGCCACTAGTCCCTTGCCAAATG AGTGCGCTGGCTGTAGAGAGGACCTCAAAGAGGGCCAAGTCTTGGTCGCCCTGGATAAGAGCTGGCACATCTGGTGTTTCAAGTGTTATACCTGTAGTACGGTGCTTCACGGCGAGTATATGGGCAGGGATGGGGTGCCCTACTGCGAAAGAGACTACCAGAAGCAATTTGGGGTCAAGTGCGCCTATTGCAACCGCTACATTAGTGGCAAAGTCTTGCAG GCCGGCGACAATCACCACTTCCATCCGACCTGCGCCAGATGCTCAAAATGCGGCGATCCCTTTGGAGATGGTGAGGAAATGTATCTTCAA GGAGGTGCGGTGTGGCATCCTAGATGCGGTCCCGGGCCCCAAGCCGAAGACGGTCTGATTTTGAACGGTCCCGAAAACGGAAACATCACAGACACCGATATTAGCACTAAAGACTTCGATAGACATAGCACCAGTGGCGCTAGCGAACTGCAG ttttcCATGAGATCGCGCACTTCTAGCTGTAATGGCTCCTTGTACAGCCCTACCAACACATCTCGAAAG CACTTCAGTCAGTCTCGCTATCGAACGCCCTCTCCCGGATTGATCTTGCGCGATTACAATAAATCTGGTACCATAGCCGACGACATTTCTAGAATATATACGTACAGTTATTTGACAGATGAGCCTACGTTAGGATATTTGCGCAAGCCCATTGATCCCTATGACAGGCCACCCACGTCGCCTCATTTCCACAGGCCTACTt CCCAGAATTCCCTTCGTTCTTCGACTGGTGCGGGAGGAAAACGATTCGGTTCCAGATCGGCAATGAAAGTCTTGGTGGATTCGATTCGAACTGAGACTCCAAGACCAAAATCTCCCCACATGAATAACGAAGAACCAATTGAACTGAGTCATTATCCGGGGGCAAAACCCCCAGCCCCGGGAGAGGCGCCCAAGATTGAAAGGGATGATTTTCCAGCTCCGCCTTACCCTTATACTGATCCCG AGAGGAGGAAAAGATGGTCGGATTCGTATAAGGGAGTGCCCGAATCGGAAGACGATGATCTGGACGGCTTGACCGAGAAGCAGATCGAAGATATTCAGCTGAAGAAAGAGGAGGAAGAGCTGAGCAAAATGGGTAGCGGCATCGGAAAGGTGTTTCTGAAGAACGTCAAGGAAAGGGAAAAGTTCAAGCAGTGGAAGGCAGCCCATTTAGACCCGAGGAACGCCTCTAG AACGCCCTCGGCCAATAAGGAGCCGACCTACCGGCTTCGCTACGATAATCCAATAGGTGCGAGCCCTTCTCGTCAGTCAGATCACGTGCGGCCCTTCGATGAAGACGAGTATGACAGGTCTTTTAGCTGGCGATCGTCATCGATGAGTCGTCCAGGCGGATGGAACTATAACG TAGTTTCGTCCCTGAGAATGGCCCCAAGACCTGGTTATGGATTGCGAGCCCACACCTTGCCTGCCGGAAACGGATAT TTGTGA